The genomic interval ACGTTACAGACAGGAACTAGATCTTCATGACGTGTATCGACAGTTCATTAAGCGTGACTGTGAGTAACGTAATTGATGTTGATCGTGACGTCATGCTCATTGATTGTGACGCCATCCTTACTGTTAGTGGCAACGTCTTGTATTTACGAGGATTGCGGCAATTTATTTGACATGCACGCGCGACATTATACGTCACGTCACAAGCATGACAAACGTAAAGAAACATTCTTACCTGCCACGAGGTCCTGTAAGCTGGTACCGGTAAAGACTGGTCATCCAACAAAGATGACCGATACAGATGTAAAGCGTTATCACTATGGACGATATAACGACGAGAGCCCAGACCATTTCCTCTCGATCGAAGAGAAACAACCATGTGATATTCACGCAGAGGTTGAGGGAGTACACTGATAACAGTACAGGGGAAATGATGGGGGGATCGGCGTATATCGGCGCTCCATGGTCACTCTTTACGCAGATGATCACATGGGCGTAGACTATCCACACCAATTGCCAAACATAAATTACACCCCAGATGATAAAAGTAATTCCAGGTGGAGTGATGTTTGTGTAATACTTGTCGGATATCCCTTCAGTGGTTTGAGTAAACCATGCTGTGGAAATGGAGGAAAAACGGTTAATGTatagatcatatatatatatatatatatatatatatatatatatatatatatatatatatatatatatatatatatatatatattggttgagtggcgtctatcttggcgcagagtgctctatgtccggtggacagagcggagTATACATGAAAATTAGTTgggactagtggaacactagtataGGTGTGTCTCACGccttgagcgatcatcagacaaatgatgataaaatcaCTAACGGTGAAACTGGTTTGTTAACATATTTCTcttcaaaatgatcaaaatgGAGTATAAGAATGAATTTGAAGGAAgacattaaagaaaaaaatagtttagacataaattaaatttaactcaCGTATGGCTTCAACTTCTCCGACGGCTGCGAGACCATTGATCAATTGAgtgaaaagaaacagaaacagaacgaatattaccataaatatatacaaaggaTCGTGATATTTCGCAGCCATTTTGAGAGCAAACGTTCTTTGCACAAGTTATATACTAACAGCTTATTTTTCTTTAGTAAATATAAATTGCTGTTGGCGATCTGCGTTTGATGTCAAAGTAGAAAAAGACATATAGATACTTTAGTCTTTACAGAGCGACTGCAACGCTTACAATGGTATCGTAGATTGAATGGAAT from Apostichopus japonicus isolate 1M-3 chromosome 19, ASM3797524v1, whole genome shotgun sequence carries:
- the LOC139959534 gene encoding uncharacterized protein, producing the protein MAAKYHDPLYIFMVIFVLFLFLFTQLINGLAAVGEVEAIPWFTQTTEGISDKYYTNITPPGITFIIWGVIYVWQLVWIVYAHVIICVKSDHGAPIYADPPIISPVLLSVYSLNLCVNITWLFLFDREEMVWALVVISSIVITLYICIGHLCWMTSLYRYQLTGPRGRKYLFFTRLFLLNGLGVYATWTTVATMINLSIVLVYFQGQDQDTSCTISLCILAAIAIGYFLLEVTSLEKHLRWLFTPWPALIWALCGVIVNNWDKEDRNSIISVCLVCLAAVFLVIKIVVTTVKARQRERDEYDTKEGINNMAMTQPKA